The Microbacterium paraoxydans genome includes a window with the following:
- a CDS encoding fumarylacetoacetate hydrolase family protein, which produces MKFARLGTPGAEIPVLLEGDRYLDLRPVTSDVNGDFLAGDFVARVAAARDAGELSELPDAATMRIGAPIARPSAVICIGMNYAAHAAESGSEPPTIPIIFLKTPNTVVGPNDTVTIPRGSEKTDWEVELGIVIGTRTAYLDSPEESMAHVAGFVAANDVSERDFQMAVSGGQWSKGKIAFGFNPTGPWLVTPDEVDHQALGLRSFVNGEPRQDSNTSDMIFTVEQIVHHLSQYVTLEPGDLILTGTPQGVALSGKYPYLAAGDVVEIEIDGLGRQRQDFIAWEAEK; this is translated from the coding sequence ATGAAGTTCGCGCGGCTCGGCACCCCGGGGGCGGAGATCCCCGTCCTCCTGGAGGGTGACCGCTACCTCGACCTCCGCCCGGTGACATCCGATGTCAACGGCGACTTCCTTGCGGGAGACTTCGTCGCCCGCGTCGCCGCCGCCCGCGACGCCGGGGAGCTCTCCGAGCTGCCGGACGCCGCGACGATGCGCATCGGCGCCCCGATCGCCCGCCCGAGCGCGGTGATCTGCATCGGGATGAACTACGCCGCCCACGCCGCGGAGTCGGGGTCGGAGCCGCCGACCATCCCCATCATCTTCCTCAAGACCCCCAACACCGTCGTCGGCCCGAACGACACCGTGACGATCCCGCGCGGGAGCGAGAAGACCGACTGGGAGGTCGAGCTCGGCATCGTCATCGGCACACGCACGGCCTACCTCGACTCCCCGGAGGAGTCGATGGCGCACGTCGCCGGCTTCGTCGCCGCGAACGACGTGTCGGAGCGCGACTTCCAGATGGCGGTCTCCGGCGGGCAGTGGTCGAAGGGCAAGATCGCCTTCGGCTTCAACCCCACAGGTCCGTGGCTGGTCACGCCGGACGAGGTCGACCACCAGGCGCTCGGCCTCCGCAGCTTCGTGAACGGCGAGCCGCGACAGGACTCGAACACGAGCGACATGATCTTCACGGTCGAGCAGATCGTGCACCACCTGTCGCAGTACGTGACGCTCGAGCCCGGTGATCTGATCCTCACCGGCACCCCGCAGGGCGTGGCCCTGTCCGGCAAGTACCCCTACCTGGCGGCGGGCGACGTGGTCGAGATCGAGATCGACGGCCTCGGCCGCCAGCGCCAGGACTTCATCGCATGGGAGGCAGAGAAGTGA
- a CDS encoding ABC transporter substrate-binding protein produces the protein MKFGKKTAFAALVAASALVFAGCAGGGDVIEEGSGGDTGSGDGEMYIAMVSKGFQHQFWQAVKKGAEEKAQELGVKITFEGPAAETEIAQQLEMLTAAIDKNPDAIAYAALDPEACVAPLEQAKSKDIPVVYFDAPCNGDVGLSLSATDSKVAGALAAEHMAELIGGEGEVAIVGHSQINSTGVERRDGFVEKIEADYPDIEIVDIQYGDGDHLKSADIAKTLIAAHPDLKGIYGTNEGSAIGVVNAVNELGLEKGKITIVGFDSGAAQINAIKDGTMAGAITQDPIGIGAQVVQAAYDAANGDDVEEFYDTGSYWYDKNNIEDDKIAAVLYE, from the coding sequence ATGAAATTCGGCAAGAAGACCGCATTCGCGGCACTCGTGGCCGCATCCGCGCTCGTGTTCGCCGGCTGTGCCGGCGGCGGCGACGTGATCGAAGAGGGCTCGGGCGGCGACACCGGCAGCGGCGACGGCGAGATGTACATCGCCATGGTCTCGAAGGGCTTCCAGCACCAGTTCTGGCAGGCCGTCAAGAAGGGCGCGGAGGAGAAGGCCCAGGAGCTGGGCGTCAAGATCACCTTCGAGGGCCCGGCCGCCGAGACGGAGATCGCGCAGCAGCTCGAGATGCTGACCGCTGCGATCGACAAGAACCCGGACGCCATCGCCTACGCCGCCCTCGACCCCGAGGCGTGCGTCGCCCCGCTCGAGCAGGCGAAGTCGAAGGACATCCCCGTCGTCTACTTCGACGCCCCGTGCAACGGCGACGTCGGACTCAGCCTCTCCGCGACGGACAGCAAGGTCGCCGGCGCGCTGGCGGCCGAGCACATGGCCGAGCTGATCGGCGGCGAGGGCGAGGTCGCCATCGTCGGCCACTCGCAGATCAACTCGACCGGTGTCGAGCGTCGCGACGGCTTCGTCGAGAAGATCGAGGCGGACTACCCCGACATCGAGATCGTCGACATCCAGTACGGTGACGGCGACCACCTGAAGTCGGCCGACATCGCCAAGACGCTCATCGCGGCCCACCCCGACCTCAAGGGCATCTACGGGACTAACGAGGGCTCGGCCATCGGCGTCGTGAACGCCGTGAACGAGCTCGGCCTCGAGAAGGGCAAGATCACCATCGTCGGCTTCGACTCCGGTGCGGCCCAGATCAATGCCATCAAGGACGGCACCATGGCCGGCGCCATCACGCAGGACCCGATCGGCATCGGCGCCCAGGTCGTGCAGGCGGCCTACGACGCGGCCAACGGCGACGACGTCGAGGAGTTCTACGACACCGGTTCCTACTGGTACGACAAGAACAACATCGAGGACGACAAGATCGCCGCGGTCCTCTACGAGTGA
- a CDS encoding sugar phosphate isomerase/epimerase family protein, whose translation MNIGCHGLVWTGTFDADGIRLAVEKTKQAGFDLIEFPLMDPFSFDVAAARAALAEHGLAVSASLGLSNETDITSSDPVVVAAGEALLLRAIDVLAELGGTHFCGVIYSAMKKYMDPVTPEGLASSRRTIARVADHAAERGVSVSLEVVNRYETNVLNTARQALAYLGEVDRPNLGIHLDTYHMNIEESDMFAPVLDAAPALRYVHIGESHRGYLGTGTVDFDTFFKALGRIGYDGPIVFESFSSAVVAPDLSRMLGIWRNLWTDNHELGAHANAYIRDKLVAVDSIRLH comes from the coding sequence ATGAACATCGGCTGCCACGGACTCGTCTGGACGGGGACCTTCGACGCGGACGGCATCCGGCTCGCGGTCGAGAAGACTAAGCAGGCGGGCTTCGACCTCATCGAGTTCCCGCTGATGGACCCGTTCTCGTTCGACGTCGCCGCCGCCCGGGCCGCCCTCGCGGAGCACGGACTCGCGGTCAGCGCCTCGCTCGGGCTCTCCAACGAGACCGACATCACGAGCAGTGACCCTGTCGTGGTCGCCGCGGGCGAGGCGCTCCTGCTCCGCGCGATCGACGTGCTCGCCGAGCTCGGCGGTACGCACTTCTGCGGGGTGATCTACAGCGCGATGAAGAAGTACATGGATCCGGTCACGCCCGAGGGTCTCGCATCGAGCCGTCGCACGATCGCCCGGGTGGCCGACCATGCCGCCGAGCGGGGGGTCTCGGTCTCGCTCGAGGTCGTCAACCGCTACGAGACCAACGTGCTGAACACCGCACGGCAGGCGCTGGCGTACCTCGGCGAGGTCGACCGCCCGAACCTCGGGATCCACCTGGACACGTACCACATGAACATCGAGGAGTCGGATATGTTCGCGCCGGTGCTCGATGCGGCTCCCGCCCTGCGGTACGTGCACATCGGCGAGAGCCACCGCGGCTATCTCGGCACCGGGACGGTCGACTTCGACACGTTCTTCAAGGCGCTCGGGCGCATCGGCTACGACGGCCCCATCGTGTTCGAGTCGTTCTCCTCGGCGGTGGTGGCGCCCGACCTCAGCCGCATGCTCGGCATCTGGCGCAACCTCTGGACCGACAACCACGAGCTGGGTGCGCACGCGAACGCCTACATCCGCGACAAGCTCGTCGCGGTGGACTCGATCCGCCTCCACTGA
- a CDS encoding putative quinol monooxygenase, with protein sequence MPEPTVLHAVFTAQPGAADRVAALLRDFAEVVRAEEGNIVFDAHRLVDDPDRFFVYEVYRDEDAFQAHLHAPAGVPFNAALQELIVEPTSILTFLRPL encoded by the coding sequence ATGCCCGAACCCACCGTCCTCCACGCCGTCTTCACCGCGCAGCCCGGAGCCGCCGACCGGGTCGCCGCGCTGCTGCGGGACTTCGCCGAGGTCGTCCGCGCCGAGGAGGGCAACATCGTCTTCGACGCCCACCGCCTCGTCGACGACCCCGACCGCTTCTTCGTCTACGAGGTCTACCGCGACGAGGACGCCTTCCAGGCCCACCTGCACGCACCCGCCGGTGTCCCCTTCAACGCCGCCCTGCAGGAGCTCATCGTCGAGCCCACCTCGATCCTCACGTTCCTCCGCCCCCTCTGA
- a CDS encoding L-fuconate dehydratase, with protein MSRIVALDTTDIRFPTSLSLDGSDAMNPDPDYSAAYVIVRTDAGDGIEGHAFVFTIGRGNDVQVAAIDALAGHLVGREIEPLLDDMGGTFREIIGDSQLRWLGPEKGVMHMAIGAVVNALWDIKAKRAGLPLWQLLARMTPEELVDLVDFRYLTNALTREEALEILRAAEPGRAEREQQLLATGYPGYTTSPGWLGYSDEKLERLAREAMADGFTQIKLKVGADLDDDIRRFRKAREVCGPDFPIAIDANQRWEVSEAIEWVNALAEFDPAWIEEPTSPDDILGHAEIARGVAPIRVATGEHAQNRMIFKQLLQADAISVMQIDAVRVAGVNENIANLLLAAKFDVPVCPHAGGVGLCEAVQHLSMFDFVAVSGTREGRLIEFVDHLHEHFVVPTDIQGGSYMAPTAPGTGMEMRADSIAEYTWTGAHVHA; from the coding sequence GTGAGCCGTATCGTCGCCCTCGACACCACCGACATCCGCTTCCCCACGTCGCTGAGCCTGGACGGCTCCGACGCGATGAACCCGGACCCCGACTACTCCGCCGCGTACGTCATCGTCCGCACGGACGCCGGCGACGGCATCGAGGGGCACGCCTTCGTCTTCACGATCGGCCGCGGCAACGACGTGCAGGTCGCCGCCATCGACGCGCTCGCCGGGCACCTCGTCGGGCGTGAGATCGAGCCGCTGCTCGACGACATGGGCGGCACGTTCCGCGAGATCATCGGCGACTCGCAGCTCCGCTGGCTGGGCCCGGAGAAGGGCGTCATGCACATGGCCATCGGCGCGGTCGTCAACGCGCTGTGGGACATCAAGGCCAAGCGCGCGGGCCTGCCGCTCTGGCAGCTGCTCGCCCGGATGACCCCGGAGGAGCTCGTCGATCTCGTCGACTTCCGCTACCTCACCAACGCCCTCACCCGCGAGGAGGCGCTGGAGATCCTGCGCGCGGCGGAGCCCGGCCGGGCCGAGCGCGAGCAGCAGCTCCTCGCCACCGGCTACCCCGGCTACACGACCAGCCCCGGCTGGCTCGGCTACTCCGACGAGAAGCTCGAGCGCCTCGCCCGCGAGGCCATGGCCGACGGCTTCACGCAGATCAAGCTCAAGGTCGGTGCCGACCTCGACGACGACATCCGCCGCTTCCGCAAGGCGCGCGAGGTGTGCGGCCCGGACTTCCCCATCGCGATCGACGCGAACCAGCGCTGGGAGGTGTCCGAGGCGATCGAATGGGTGAACGCGCTCGCCGAGTTCGACCCCGCCTGGATCGAGGAGCCCACGAGCCCCGACGACATCCTCGGCCACGCCGAGATCGCCCGCGGCGTCGCGCCCATCCGGGTTGCCACCGGTGAGCACGCGCAGAACCGGATGATCTTCAAGCAGCTCCTGCAGGCCGACGCGATCTCGGTCATGCAGATCGACGCCGTCCGCGTCGCGGGAGTCAACGAGAACATCGCCAACCTGCTGCTCGCGGCGAAGTTTGACGTGCCGGTGTGCCCGCATGCCGGCGGCGTCGGGCTGTGCGAGGCCGTGCAGCACCTGTCGATGTTCGATTTCGTCGCCGTCTCCGGCACCCGCGAGGGCCGCCTGATCGAGTTCGTCGACCACCTGCACGAGCACTTCGTCGTGCCGACCGACATCCAGGGCGGCTCCTACATGGCTCCCACCGCACCGGGCACGGGCATGGAGATGAGGGCCGACAGCATCGCGGAGTACACCTGGACGGGTGCGCATGTCCACGCCTGA
- a CDS encoding RbsD/FucU family protein has product MLEGIHPLLTGELLLHLDRMGHSDAVVVADAHFPAWGLGARVVDLPGTTTPEVVAAIRSVLPLDDAPGIDLMTSADGEVLDVQRELMAAAGTELDTTRFVERFAYYEVAKEAYLMVRTGETRKYGNALLRKGVVGHPSA; this is encoded by the coding sequence GTGCTCGAAGGAATCCACCCGCTGCTGACCGGGGAGCTGCTGCTGCATCTCGACCGGATGGGGCACTCTGACGCCGTGGTCGTCGCCGACGCGCACTTCCCGGCCTGGGGTCTCGGGGCGCGCGTGGTCGATCTTCCCGGCACCACCACGCCCGAGGTCGTCGCGGCCATCCGCAGCGTGCTGCCGCTCGACGACGCGCCGGGCATCGATCTGATGACCTCTGCCGACGGCGAGGTGCTGGACGTGCAGCGCGAACTCATGGCCGCCGCCGGCACGGAACTCGACACCACGCGCTTCGTCGAGCGCTTCGCGTACTACGAGGTGGCGAAGGAGGCGTATCTGATGGTGCGCACGGGAGAGACGCGGAAGTACGGCAACGCGCTCCTCCGAAAGGGCGTGGTCGGCCACCCCTCGGCCTGA
- a CDS encoding ABC transporter permease has translation MSTPQQSGSSTTTIIQTAVNEDTDKRDVAGFLKRQFQQSLAFGTLIVLVIFFSIASPNFFTFSNIATVLLSTAVIGILALGTTFVIITGGIDLSIGTGMALCAVMTGVLITNLGLPVWVGVLGGIATGVLMGLVNGVNITFLRLPPFIATLAMMMIAGGLALVISNVAPIYFSTSAPDFKKIALGVLIPGIPNAVLITAALAIVAWLVLSKTLLGRYTFAIGSNEEATRLSGVNTRRWTILIYMFAGAFTGIAGIVIAARLDSAQPQIGTGYELQAIAAVIIGGTSLLGGRGSILGTVIGALIMSVLVNGLRIMSIQPEWQNIVVGVVVLLAVFLDSLRNRQRT, from the coding sequence ATGAGCACCCCACAGCAGTCCGGATCGTCGACGACGACGATCATCCAGACGGCCGTCAACGAGGACACCGACAAGCGCGACGTCGCCGGGTTCCTCAAGCGGCAGTTCCAGCAGTCGCTCGCGTTCGGCACCCTGATCGTCCTGGTCATCTTCTTCTCGATCGCCAGCCCGAACTTCTTCACCTTCAGCAACATCGCCACGGTGCTGCTGTCGACCGCGGTCATCGGCATCCTCGCCCTCGGCACGACGTTCGTCATCATCACGGGCGGCATCGACCTGTCGATCGGCACCGGCATGGCGCTCTGCGCGGTGATGACGGGTGTCCTCATCACCAACCTCGGCCTGCCGGTGTGGGTGGGCGTGCTCGGCGGCATCGCGACCGGTGTGCTCATGGGGCTGGTGAACGGCGTCAACATCACGTTCCTGCGACTGCCTCCGTTCATCGCGACCCTGGCCATGATGATGATCGCGGGCGGCCTCGCCCTCGTGATCTCGAACGTCGCGCCGATCTACTTCTCGACCTCGGCTCCCGACTTCAAGAAGATCGCGCTCGGCGTGCTCATCCCCGGCATCCCGAACGCGGTGCTCATCACCGCGGCCCTCGCGATCGTCGCCTGGCTCGTGCTGTCGAAGACGCTGCTCGGCCGGTACACCTTCGCGATCGGATCGAACGAGGAGGCCACGCGCCTCTCCGGCGTCAACACCCGCCGCTGGACGATCCTCATCTACATGTTCGCCGGCGCCTTCACCGGCATCGCGGGCATCGTGATCGCCGCCCGCCTCGACTCGGCCCAGCCGCAGATCGGCACCGGCTACGAGCTGCAGGCCATCGCGGCCGTGATCATCGGCGGCACCTCGCTGCTCGGCGGCCGCGGCTCGATCCTCGGCACCGTGATCGGTGCGCTCATCATGAGCGTCCTCGTCAACGGCCTCCGGATCATGTCGATCCAGCCCGAGTGGCAGAACATCGTCGTCGGCGTCGTCGTCCTGCTGGCCGTCTTCCTCGACTCGCTGCGCAACCGCCAGCGGACCTGA
- a CDS encoding sugar ABC transporter ATP-binding protein, with translation MSGPILRVEGISKGFPGVQALKDVHLEVRAGEVLVLVGENGAGKSTLMKILSGIYTKDEGTITFEGQEVELTSPLQAQELGITIIHQELNLMPDLTVAQNIYVGREPTTGPFLSERKLNRQTAELLQRLDIHLDPRQRVGELTVAEQQMVEIAKALSFNAKVLIMDEPTSALTDSEVETLFVLIEQLKARGTGIVYISHRMDELRRLADRVTVLRDGTYIGSLDKSEITIPTIIEMMVGRVIDEGTRPQAREHLNDPIVLDVQGLSTRKLLKDVSFQLHKGEILGFAGLMGAGRTETARAVIGADHRDGGTITIGGRTVRIAQPADAVKHGVGYLSEDRKLLGLMLEQDVTFNTVLASLGSYANGIGWMGDSKAKNRTKEYVQQLRVKTPSVNQVVKLLSGGNQQKVVIARWLMRDCDILIFDEPTRGIDVGAKEEIYRLMQQLADAGKSIIVISSELPEILRVANRIAVFANGRITGTLRNEEASQEKIMQLAAHGEED, from the coding sequence ATGAGTGGACCCATCCTGAGGGTCGAGGGGATCAGCAAGGGATTCCCCGGTGTCCAGGCGCTGAAGGACGTGCATCTCGAGGTGCGCGCCGGCGAGGTGCTCGTGCTCGTGGGTGAGAACGGTGCCGGCAAGTCCACCCTGATGAAGATCCTCTCCGGGATCTACACCAAGGACGAGGGCACGATCACGTTCGAGGGGCAGGAGGTCGAGCTCACCAGCCCGCTGCAGGCGCAGGAGCTGGGGATCACGATCATCCACCAGGAGCTCAACCTGATGCCCGACCTCACGGTCGCGCAGAACATCTACGTCGGCCGCGAACCCACGACGGGTCCGTTCCTGTCGGAGCGGAAGCTCAACCGGCAGACGGCCGAGCTGCTGCAGCGCCTCGACATCCACCTCGACCCCCGCCAGCGCGTGGGCGAGCTGACGGTGGCCGAGCAGCAGATGGTCGAGATCGCCAAGGCGCTGTCCTTCAACGCCAAGGTCCTCATCATGGACGAGCCGACGTCGGCCCTCACCGACAGCGAGGTCGAGACCCTCTTCGTCCTCATCGAGCAGCTCAAGGCCCGCGGTACCGGCATCGTGTACATCTCGCACCGCATGGACGAGCTGCGCCGCCTGGCGGACCGGGTGACCGTGCTCCGCGACGGCACATACATCGGATCACTCGACAAGTCCGAGATCACGATTCCGACGATCATCGAGATGATGGTCGGCCGCGTGATCGACGAGGGCACCCGCCCGCAGGCGCGGGAGCACCTCAACGACCCGATCGTGCTCGACGTGCAGGGGCTCTCCACGCGGAAGCTCCTCAAGGACGTGTCGTTCCAGCTGCACAAGGGCGAGATCCTCGGATTCGCCGGCCTCATGGGCGCCGGCCGCACCGAGACCGCCCGTGCCGTCATCGGCGCGGACCACCGCGACGGCGGCACGATCACGATCGGCGGGCGCACCGTCCGCATCGCGCAGCCCGCGGACGCGGTCAAGCACGGCGTCGGCTACCTCTCCGAGGACCGCAAGCTGCTCGGCCTCATGCTGGAGCAGGACGTCACCTTCAACACCGTGCTCGCGTCGCTCGGCTCCTACGCCAACGGCATCGGGTGGATGGGCGACAGCAAGGCCAAGAACCGCACCAAGGAGTACGTCCAGCAGCTGCGGGTGAAGACCCCCTCGGTCAACCAGGTCGTCAAGCTCCTCTCCGGAGGGAACCAGCAGAAGGTCGTCATCGCCCGGTGGCTGATGCGCGACTGCGACATCCTCATCTTCGACGAGCCGACGCGAGGCATCGACGTCGGCGCGAAGGAGGAGATCTACCGCCTCATGCAGCAGCTCGCCGACGCGGGCAAGTCCATCATCGTCATCTCGTCGGAGCTCCCCGAGATCCTCCGGGTCGCGAACCGCATCGCCGTGTTCGCGAACGGTCGCATCACCGGGACGCTCCGCAACGAGGAAGCCAGCCAGGAGAAGATCATGCAACTCGCAGCCCACGGGGAGGAAGACTGA
- a CDS encoding aldo/keto reductase, translating to MSTPDRLTVPTLGYGAANVGNLFRELSDDDAWAVLDAAWESGIRFYDTAPHYGLGLSERRLGAFLQTKPRDEYVLSTKVGRLLRPNPDHAGGLDTANDFHVPDDLQRVWDFSADGIRTSLDESRERLGIERIDLLYLHDPERHDLDLALAEALPALEQLRADGEVTAIGIGSMVSDALAASVRSADLDLVMVAGRYTLLEQPAAVDVLPACRETGTGIVAASVFNSGLLAANEPRRDGRYEYGQLPDELWDRLVRIAAVCADHDVPLPAAAIRFPLQSDVVRSVVVGGSRPAQLRENAEYAAREIPSALWENLAAEGLIPAV from the coding sequence ATGTCCACGCCTGACCGCCTGACCGTCCCGACCCTCGGCTACGGTGCCGCGAACGTCGGCAACCTCTTCCGTGAGCTGTCCGACGACGACGCGTGGGCGGTGCTGGACGCGGCGTGGGAGAGCGGCATCCGCTTCTACGACACCGCTCCGCACTACGGCCTCGGGCTCTCCGAGCGTCGTCTGGGTGCCTTCCTGCAGACCAAGCCGCGGGACGAGTACGTGCTCTCGACCAAGGTCGGCCGGCTGCTGCGCCCGAACCCCGACCACGCCGGCGGCCTCGACACCGCGAACGACTTCCACGTGCCGGACGACCTCCAGCGCGTGTGGGATTTCTCGGCGGACGGCATCCGGACGAGCCTGGACGAGTCCCGCGAGCGGCTCGGCATCGAGCGCATCGACCTTCTCTATCTGCACGACCCGGAGCGGCACGACCTCGACCTCGCGCTCGCCGAGGCTCTTCCTGCCCTGGAGCAGCTGCGCGCGGACGGCGAGGTGACCGCGATCGGCATCGGGTCGATGGTGTCGGACGCCCTCGCGGCATCCGTGCGCTCCGCCGACCTCGACCTCGTGATGGTGGCCGGTCGGTACACGCTGCTGGAGCAGCCCGCCGCGGTCGACGTGCTGCCCGCGTGCCGCGAGACCGGGACGGGGATCGTCGCGGCGTCGGTGTTCAACTCCGGACTCCTCGCGGCGAACGAGCCGCGGAGGGACGGCCGGTACGAGTACGGACAGCTCCCCGACGAGCTGTGGGACCGCCTCGTGCGCATCGCTGCGGTGTGCGCCGATCACGACGTGCCCCTGCCGGCCGCGGCGATCCGGTTCCCGCTCCAGTCCGACGTGGTGCGCTCCGTGGTGGTCGGCGGCAGTCGCCCGGCGCAGCTCCGGGAGAACGCGGAGTACGCTGCCCGGGAGATCCCGTCGGCCCTGTGGGAGAACCTCGCGGCCGAGGGCCTGATCCCCGCCGTCTGA
- a CDS encoding LacI family DNA-binding transcriptional regulator, giving the protein MSASVKDVAALAGVSASTVSNYLNHPHVLGAASRERVRAAIAELGFVPNESARQLRAGSSKALALILLDAWLPYFNDLSRGVDDVAREGGWSLFFSDSARDAAREEQNIDMFEAHRVQGIVIYPRGDVVPRLEQLATRGIRSVVVGPIRDSPSVAAVTFDDRGGGRLAGEHLLSLGRRRILFLGAPTVSQSNDRLAGLRDAVAGTDARVSVLDVEHLTTEDGLRAGAHLAELPAEERPDAVFAANDGVALGVLTQLLRHGIRVPEEIALVGFDDVAAAHQGVVPLTSVRQPGYEIGRAAGAALLQLLADPTAAPPAPTPFPAELIVRESTVGR; this is encoded by the coding sequence ATGTCCGCGAGCGTGAAGGATGTCGCGGCTCTCGCGGGGGTCTCGGCATCGACCGTGTCGAACTACCTCAACCACCCGCACGTCCTCGGGGCCGCCAGCCGGGAGCGGGTGCGGGCGGCGATCGCCGAGCTCGGCTTCGTGCCGAACGAGTCGGCCCGCCAACTCCGCGCAGGATCGAGCAAGGCCCTCGCCCTCATCCTCCTCGACGCCTGGCTGCCCTACTTCAACGACCTGTCCCGCGGCGTCGACGACGTGGCCCGTGAGGGCGGCTGGTCGCTCTTCTTCAGCGACAGCGCCCGCGATGCCGCTCGCGAAGAGCAGAACATCGACATGTTCGAGGCCCACCGGGTGCAGGGCATCGTGATCTACCCACGCGGCGATGTCGTGCCACGGCTGGAACAGCTCGCTACCCGCGGGATCCGCTCGGTGGTCGTCGGCCCCATCCGGGATTCGCCTTCCGTCGCCGCGGTCACCTTCGACGACCGCGGCGGCGGACGCCTGGCCGGGGAGCACCTGCTCTCCCTCGGCCGTCGCCGCATCCTGTTCCTCGGAGCCCCGACGGTGAGCCAGTCGAACGATCGTCTCGCCGGGCTGCGCGACGCGGTGGCGGGGACCGACGCCCGCGTCTCCGTCCTCGACGTCGAGCATCTCACGACCGAAGACGGCCTCCGGGCCGGGGCGCACCTGGCGGAGCTTCCCGCGGAGGAGCGCCCGGACGCGGTCTTCGCCGCGAACGACGGGGTGGCCCTCGGTGTGCTGACGCAGCTGCTCCGCCACGGCATCCGGGTGCCGGAGGAGATCGCCCTCGTCGGGTTCGACGACGTGGCCGCCGCACACCAGGGCGTGGTGCCGCTGACGAGCGTCCGGCAGCCCGGCTACGAGATCGGTCGCGCCGCCGGGGCCGCGCTGCTGCAGCTCCTCGCCGATCCGACCGCCGCGCCTCCGGCGCCCACGCCGTTCCCCGCCGAGCTCATCGTGCGGGAGTCGACCGTCGGGCGCTGA
- a CDS encoding phosphotriesterase family protein codes for MPAVRTVLGDLDPSRLGRVDYHEHLFQVSPLLVGDELDDEAASGEEAGLLRASGFEAMVDATPFGLGRDPAAVARISAATGLHVVATTGRHREAHYGPDHPMQVWGADGLAALFVSDLTRGMPADDTAVFETPDVPLAAGPDGQPVRAGMLKGGADYWRLSPFERTTLVAVAQAHRETGAPVMVHLEFGTAAHEVLDLLAAEGVPADRVVLAHADRDPDPGLHVALAERGAHLGYDGFARPRTRSDAELLALTVAVVERGAGDRILLGGDVARRTRYIAYGGMPGLAYLGDRYLPRLREAVGDDAVHRMLVTTPARFLALHS; via the coding sequence ATGCCCGCCGTGCGGACCGTCCTCGGCGACCTCGACCCGTCGCGGCTCGGGCGCGTGGACTACCACGAGCACCTCTTCCAGGTGTCGCCGCTGCTGGTCGGGGACGAGCTCGACGACGAGGCCGCGTCCGGCGAGGAGGCCGGTCTGCTGCGGGCGAGCGGCTTCGAGGCCATGGTCGACGCCACCCCGTTCGGCCTCGGTCGCGACCCGGCCGCCGTCGCCCGCATCAGCGCCGCGACCGGACTGCACGTGGTCGCCACGACGGGCCGGCACCGCGAGGCCCACTACGGCCCCGATCATCCGATGCAGGTGTGGGGCGCGGACGGCCTCGCCGCCCTGTTCGTGTCCGACCTCACGCGGGGGATGCCGGCGGACGACACCGCGGTGTTCGAGACGCCCGACGTGCCTCTCGCGGCGGGCCCCGACGGGCAGCCCGTCCGCGCCGGCATGCTCAAGGGCGGGGCCGACTACTGGCGCCTCAGTCCGTTCGAGCGCACGACCCTCGTCGCCGTGGCTCAGGCGCACCGGGAGACCGGAGCCCCCGTCATGGTGCATCTGGAGTTCGGCACCGCGGCCCACGAGGTCCTCGACCTGCTGGCGGCCGAGGGGGTGCCGGCGGATCGCGTCGTGCTGGCCCACGCCGACCGCGACCCCGATCCCGGTCTGCACGTCGCGTTGGCCGAGCGCGGCGCCCACCTCGGGTACGACGGCTTCGCACGCCCGCGCACCCGCTCCGACGCCGAGCTGCTGGCCCTCACGGTCGCCGTGGTGGAGCGGGGTGCCGGTGACCGGATCCTGCTCGGGGGCGACGTCGCCCGGCGCACCCGGTACATCGCGTACGGCGGCATGCCCGGTCTCGCCTACCTCGGCGACCGCTACCTTCCCCGGCTCCGCGAGGCCGTGGGTGACGACGCCGTGCACCGGATGCTCGTGACGACCCCCGCGCGCTTCCTGGCCCTCCACTCCTGA